A genome region from Triticum aestivum cultivar Chinese Spring chromosome 2B, IWGSC CS RefSeq v2.1, whole genome shotgun sequence includes the following:
- the LOC123043792 gene encoding uncharacterized protein isoform X1, with the protein MVNDTCMMLKNEVHLDVRGVYRYARDLWGCHVIRIDTLVLLNAFAYVFLATFGPQRRRSKNWFIQKGTLVANTLSFLLGTYTLGSMQSSKVKSGMYPVWAATLFILHVCTNTAYSLDDNKHVTRVLYRLVFYNVYGGLLLMTAIGNGSSAPLVIILYAVGQYKFKYIQAPCVLASCSWNLNKMVADYMYDEHTKGEFVPTTMKGCHYLVDWPLDNPKLGAPSYASRFTSDGNEVIDIEKIWLCDDISEENELKDTCLSFSLFLLLRRRYFGFACGESKERAHDFVFKGLLRENEEGTTDCNRAFRLIEVELAFMYDFFFTTSAAIYYGSRAATVAALLSVFFLSLTILSIVSLHPSPIHEGDMAISLFILASAALLELLQLLLYWTSIWSRVSFVCQYLREQARLNTRGSCCSCSSWCRCRCVLLRLKGLLAKIGVHWTPNKHYWQHKLGQYSLLDYRPMLCDKFKDYLGRFTISSDPTHASPILHPIDYHTRRVRQKRGKSTEITAEVQKALIYSLKRSNGELTNGKSSLVSNGAGHLLWACERAVHSESDTSCIILTWHIATWYCERGTLGCSPCPDEETELKVHLGVATKLSKYCAYLLVSAPKLLPGHEYDTSCVFDEVAEEARKLLSYVNVRDKYQALKNYGLEESEATIFQSGAKLGKQLEEIEDVTRRWKVLADFWSEMLLYIAPSDNVDEHIEQLTRGGEFITHLWALLSHAGILQRGQPNLSNIRAENSKGSSARHQESEQNSANLEENTQDNSARARHQEVVQDSVDPEEATPLADHPVQIHDNLLSTRLTLQVHSQGVGARPLQIPEQDISTENECHIDVPEAPSTMQQALPEQITRQRAVGSAQ; encoded by the exons ATG GTTAATGATACCTGCATGATGTTGAAGAATGAGGTCCATCTTGATGTAAGAGGAGTGTACCGATATGCAAGAGATTTGTGGGGCTGCCATGTTATCCGCATCGACACACTTGTATTACTCAATGCATTTGCCTACGTATTCCTCGCCACTTTTGGGCCCCAGCGCCGCCGCTCCAAAAACTGGTTCATCCAAAAAGGTACCTTGGTCGCAAACACTCTGTCCTTCTTACTGGGAACATACACCCTTGGTTCAATGCAATCTTCCAAGGTGAAGAGCGGCATGTACCCCGTTTGGGCCGCAACTCTCTTCATCCTTCACGTCTGTACCAACACAGCTTATAGTCTTGATGACAATAAACACGTAACGAGGGTCCTGTACCGGTTGGTGTTCTACAATGTATATGGGGGATTGCTTTTGATGACTGCAATTGGAAATGGAAGTTCTGCCCCCCTTGTTATTATTTTATATGCTGTTGGTCAATATAAATTCAAGTATATACAAGCACCATGTGTGCTGGCAAGCTGTTCATGGAACCTGAATAAAATGGTTGCTGATTACATGTATGACGAGCACACCAAGGGTGAATTTGTTCCAACCACCATGAAAGGTTGCCATTACCTGGTTGACTGGCCCCTCGACAACCCCAAGTTGGGTGCTCCATCGTATGCATCACGATTTACATCGGATGGCAATGAAGTCATTGACATAGAGAAGATATGGCTTTGTGATGACATTTCAGAAGAGAATGAGCTAAAGGATACATGtctttccttctctctttttcttctgcTGAGAAGGCGCTACTTTGGGTTTGCCTGTGGCGAATCGAAAGAAAGGGCACATGATTTTGTCTTCAAGGGGCTGCTACGGGAGAATGAGGAAGGTACCACAGACTGCAACCGGGCTTTTAGGCTGATTGAGGTTGAGTTAGCATTTATGTATGATTTCTTTTTCACCACATCTGCCGCCATTTATTATGGATCAAGGGCTGCAACAGTTGCAGCATTGCTTTCAGTTTTCTTCCTCTCTCTTACAATACTTTCGATAGTCAGCTTGCATCCATCACCCATACATGAAGGTGACATGGCGATCAGCTTATTCATACTTGCATCTGCTGCTTTGCTTGAATTGCTTCAACTGCTACTTTACTGGACTAGCATTTGGAGCAGAGTATCCTTTGTCTGTCAGTATCTCAGAGAACAAGCACGATTGAACACAAGGGGaagctgctgctcctgctcctcctggTGCCGCTGCCGCTGCGTGCTGCTAAGATTGAAAGGGCTTCTTGCCAAAATTGGTGTGCATTGGACACCAAACAAACACTATTGGCAGCACAAGCTTGGGCAGTACTCCTTACTTGATTACCGTCCTATGTTATGTGACAAGTTCAAGGATTATTTGGGTAGATTCACAATATCTTCAGATCCCACACATGCATCGCCTATCCTCCATCCAATAGACTATCACACACGGAGGGTTCGTCAAAAACGTGGGAAATCTACAGAGATAACTGCAGAAGTACAGAAGGCACTTATTTACTCCCTCAAACGTTCCAATGGTGAACTAACGAATGGAAAATCATCACTAGTGTCCAATGGAGCAGGACACCTTTTATGGGCTTGTGAACGGGCCGTGCACTCAGAATCAGACACAAGCTGCATTATTCTGACTTGGCACATTGCGACATGGTACTGCGAGAGGGGAACTCTTGGATGCAGCCCTTGCCCAGACGAGGAAACAGAACTCAAGGTCCATCTTGGTGTTGCCACAAAACTGTCGAAATACTGTGCATACCTGCTGGTCTCTGCACCAAAACTTCTTCCAGGGCACGAATATGATACGAGCTGTGTGTTTGACGAAGTTGCAGAGGAAGCTAGGAAATTGCTGTCATATGTGAATGTGAGGGATAAGTATCAAGCACTGAAGAACTACGGACTAGAAGAATCAGAGGCTACCATCTTCCAGAGTGGCGCTAAATTGGGAAAGCAGCTAGAGGAGATAGAAGATGTTACCAGGCGTTGGAAGGTGCTAGCTGATTTCTGGTCTGAGATGCTGCTCTACATCGCGCCATCAGATAATGTCGACGAGCACATCGAGCAGCTCACACGGGGCGGCGAGTTCATCACCCACCTGTGGGCTCTGCTCTCACATGCTGGCATTCTACAGAGGGGTCAACCTAATCTTAGCAATATACGTGCAGAAAATAGTAAGGGTAGTTCTGCGAGACACCAAGAAAGTGAGCAAAATTCAGCAAATCTTGAAGAAAATACTCAGGATAATTCTGCGAGAGCGAGACACCAAGAAGTTGTGCAAGATTCAGTAGATCCTGAAGAAGCTACTCCACTTGCTGATCATCCGGTGCAAATTCACGACAATCTGTTATCGACTCGTCTTACCCTCCAAGTTCATTCACAAGGTGTTGGGGCCAGACCGCTACAAATACCTGAGCAAGATATATCTACAGAAAATGAATGCCATATTGATGTTCCTGAAGCTCCAAGCACCATGCAGCAAGCTCTCCCTGAACAA ATAACTCGTCAAAGGGCCGTCGGATCAGCTCAGTGA
- the LOC123043792 gene encoding uncharacterized protein isoform X2: MVNDTCMMLKNEVHLDVRGVYRYARDLWGCHVIRIDTLVLLNAFAYVFLATFGPQRRRSKNWFIQKGTLVANTLSFLLGTYTLGSMQSSKVKSGMYPVWAATLFILHVCTNTAYSLDDNKHVTRVLYRLVFYNVYGGLLLMTAIGNGSSAPLVIILYAVGQYKFKYIQAPCVLASCSWNLNKMVADYMYDEHTKGEFVPTTMKGCHYLVDWPLDNPKLGAPSYASRFTSDGNEVIDIEKIWLCDDISEENELKDTCLSFSLFLLLRRRYFGFACGESKERAHDFVFKGLLRENEEGTTDCNRAFRLIEVELAFMYDFFFTTSAAIYYGSRAATVAALLSVFFLSLTILSIVSLHPSPIHEGDMAISLFILASAALLELLQLLLYWTSIWSRVSFVCQYLREQARLNTRGSCCSCSSWCRCRCVLLRLKGLLAKIGVHWTPNKHYWQHKLGQYSLLDYRPMLCDKFKDYLGRFTISSDPTHASPILHPIDYHTRRVRQKRGKSTEITAEVQKALIYSLKRSNGELTNGKSSLVSNGAGHLLWACERAVHSESDTSCIILTWHIATWYCERGTLGCSPCPDEETELKVHLGVATKLSKYCAYLLVSAPKLLPGHEYDTSCVFDEVAEEARKLLSYVNVRDKYQALKNYGLEESEATIFQSGAKLGKQLEEIEDVTRRWKVLADFWSEMLLYIAPSDNVDEHIEQLTRGGEFITHLWALLSHAGILQRGQPNLSNIRAENSKGSSARHQESEQNSANLEENTQDNSARARHQEVVQDSVDPEEATPLADHPVQIHDNLLSTRLTLQVHSQGVGARPLQIPEQDISTENECHIDVPEAPSTMQQALPEQDR; the protein is encoded by the exons ATG GTTAATGATACCTGCATGATGTTGAAGAATGAGGTCCATCTTGATGTAAGAGGAGTGTACCGATATGCAAGAGATTTGTGGGGCTGCCATGTTATCCGCATCGACACACTTGTATTACTCAATGCATTTGCCTACGTATTCCTCGCCACTTTTGGGCCCCAGCGCCGCCGCTCCAAAAACTGGTTCATCCAAAAAGGTACCTTGGTCGCAAACACTCTGTCCTTCTTACTGGGAACATACACCCTTGGTTCAATGCAATCTTCCAAGGTGAAGAGCGGCATGTACCCCGTTTGGGCCGCAACTCTCTTCATCCTTCACGTCTGTACCAACACAGCTTATAGTCTTGATGACAATAAACACGTAACGAGGGTCCTGTACCGGTTGGTGTTCTACAATGTATATGGGGGATTGCTTTTGATGACTGCAATTGGAAATGGAAGTTCTGCCCCCCTTGTTATTATTTTATATGCTGTTGGTCAATATAAATTCAAGTATATACAAGCACCATGTGTGCTGGCAAGCTGTTCATGGAACCTGAATAAAATGGTTGCTGATTACATGTATGACGAGCACACCAAGGGTGAATTTGTTCCAACCACCATGAAAGGTTGCCATTACCTGGTTGACTGGCCCCTCGACAACCCCAAGTTGGGTGCTCCATCGTATGCATCACGATTTACATCGGATGGCAATGAAGTCATTGACATAGAGAAGATATGGCTTTGTGATGACATTTCAGAAGAGAATGAGCTAAAGGATACATGtctttccttctctctttttcttctgcTGAGAAGGCGCTACTTTGGGTTTGCCTGTGGCGAATCGAAAGAAAGGGCACATGATTTTGTCTTCAAGGGGCTGCTACGGGAGAATGAGGAAGGTACCACAGACTGCAACCGGGCTTTTAGGCTGATTGAGGTTGAGTTAGCATTTATGTATGATTTCTTTTTCACCACATCTGCCGCCATTTATTATGGATCAAGGGCTGCAACAGTTGCAGCATTGCTTTCAGTTTTCTTCCTCTCTCTTACAATACTTTCGATAGTCAGCTTGCATCCATCACCCATACATGAAGGTGACATGGCGATCAGCTTATTCATACTTGCATCTGCTGCTTTGCTTGAATTGCTTCAACTGCTACTTTACTGGACTAGCATTTGGAGCAGAGTATCCTTTGTCTGTCAGTATCTCAGAGAACAAGCACGATTGAACACAAGGGGaagctgctgctcctgctcctcctggTGCCGCTGCCGCTGCGTGCTGCTAAGATTGAAAGGGCTTCTTGCCAAAATTGGTGTGCATTGGACACCAAACAAACACTATTGGCAGCACAAGCTTGGGCAGTACTCCTTACTTGATTACCGTCCTATGTTATGTGACAAGTTCAAGGATTATTTGGGTAGATTCACAATATCTTCAGATCCCACACATGCATCGCCTATCCTCCATCCAATAGACTATCACACACGGAGGGTTCGTCAAAAACGTGGGAAATCTACAGAGATAACTGCAGAAGTACAGAAGGCACTTATTTACTCCCTCAAACGTTCCAATGGTGAACTAACGAATGGAAAATCATCACTAGTGTCCAATGGAGCAGGACACCTTTTATGGGCTTGTGAACGGGCCGTGCACTCAGAATCAGACACAAGCTGCATTATTCTGACTTGGCACATTGCGACATGGTACTGCGAGAGGGGAACTCTTGGATGCAGCCCTTGCCCAGACGAGGAAACAGAACTCAAGGTCCATCTTGGTGTTGCCACAAAACTGTCGAAATACTGTGCATACCTGCTGGTCTCTGCACCAAAACTTCTTCCAGGGCACGAATATGATACGAGCTGTGTGTTTGACGAAGTTGCAGAGGAAGCTAGGAAATTGCTGTCATATGTGAATGTGAGGGATAAGTATCAAGCACTGAAGAACTACGGACTAGAAGAATCAGAGGCTACCATCTTCCAGAGTGGCGCTAAATTGGGAAAGCAGCTAGAGGAGATAGAAGATGTTACCAGGCGTTGGAAGGTGCTAGCTGATTTCTGGTCTGAGATGCTGCTCTACATCGCGCCATCAGATAATGTCGACGAGCACATCGAGCAGCTCACACGGGGCGGCGAGTTCATCACCCACCTGTGGGCTCTGCTCTCACATGCTGGCATTCTACAGAGGGGTCAACCTAATCTTAGCAATATACGTGCAGAAAATAGTAAGGGTAGTTCTGCGAGACACCAAGAAAGTGAGCAAAATTCAGCAAATCTTGAAGAAAATACTCAGGATAATTCTGCGAGAGCGAGACACCAAGAAGTTGTGCAAGATTCAGTAGATCCTGAAGAAGCTACTCCACTTGCTGATCATCCGGTGCAAATTCACGACAATCTGTTATCGACTCGTCTTACCCTCCAAGTTCATTCACAAGGTGTTGGGGCCAGACCGCTACAAATACCTGAGCAAGATATATCTACAGAAAATGAATGCCATATTGATGTTCCTGAAGCTCCAAGCACCATGCAGCAAGCTCTCCCTGAACAA GACAGATAA